In Nostoc sp. GT001, a genomic segment contains:
- a CDS encoding asparagine synthase-related protein has translation MLFDAFKNRKSPKIEFIKTNPSWRVAWGTVDANYEDIAWRDEKISVILPHTNSELPTEKLAISSRGRFVVVGDVWLTNRVQLLQKLGIEPDSFQESSLQLVANLWERWVNESLSQLVGVFALVVWDREKQVLRLIRDRIGVRTLYYTTTGSVRWIAPQLRTLSPHRSSDLDLVALRDYLCCAFVPGERTLWEQVRELRPGTVLEFPDHKVTAYWQLQEQIVAIDRPLAWHGDRLRELLEQVVQEYLPPVNEPVGVFLSGGLDSSSITALVAKFHKAPVHTFSIHFGSECPNELEFSNLVASHCQTQHHILEITFKDMWSRLPETMAYLDDPIGDPLTVPNLLLGRLARESVEVVLNGEGGDPCFGGPKNQPMLINSLYGSVTNQDALQAYLIFFQKCAVDLPQLLKPEVWTAVQTAPWVFAEDLYSQANYLNRLMAMNIKFKGADQILTKVSNLTQAALLQGRSPLFDQRIVDLSMEIPPEYKLSGVEEKAVLKQAIADILPDTIIHRPKSGMMVPVQLGFRKYWQQEARDLLLNRNAAITPYLNQLPIRNWLNYQGDTWSRYGVKLWLLASLEIWLQVNQKAQ, from the coding sequence ATGCTATTTGATGCGTTTAAAAATCGTAAATCTCCTAAAATCGAATTCATCAAAACTAACCCAAGCTGGCGCGTAGCGTGGGGAACAGTTGATGCAAACTATGAAGATATAGCTTGGCGAGATGAAAAAATTTCTGTAATCTTACCACACACAAATTCGGAATTGCCGACGGAGAAATTAGCAATCAGTTCTAGAGGACGATTTGTTGTTGTTGGTGATGTTTGGTTAACTAACCGAGTGCAATTGCTGCAAAAGTTGGGAATTGAACCGGATAGCTTTCAAGAAAGTTCTCTGCAACTGGTGGCTAATCTTTGGGAACGATGGGTTAATGAAAGTCTTAGCCAACTTGTAGGGGTGTTTGCGCTAGTGGTTTGGGATAGAGAGAAACAGGTGTTGAGATTGATTCGCGATCGCATCGGTGTTCGTACTCTCTATTACACTACCACTGGTTCAGTTCGTTGGATTGCGCCTCAGCTAAGAACTTTATCACCCCATCGTTCATCTGATTTAGATTTGGTGGCGTTGCGAGATTATCTTTGTTGTGCCTTTGTTCCTGGCGAACGAACCCTTTGGGAACAGGTGCGGGAACTGCGACCTGGAACCGTTTTAGAATTTCCTGACCACAAAGTTACAGCTTATTGGCAACTTCAAGAACAGATTGTAGCAATAGATCGACCCTTAGCATGGCATGGCGATCGCTTGCGAGAACTCCTAGAGCAAGTTGTTCAAGAATATTTACCACCAGTAAATGAACCCGTTGGCGTTTTTCTTTCTGGTGGTTTGGACTCTAGCAGTATCACTGCTTTAGTAGCAAAATTCCACAAAGCACCAGTCCACACCTTCTCGATTCATTTTGGTTCAGAATGTCCCAATGAGTTAGAATTTTCCAATCTCGTTGCATCCCATTGTCAAACGCAGCATCACATTTTAGAAATTACTTTTAAGGATATGTGGTCACGTTTGCCGGAAACAATGGCTTATTTAGATGACCCCATTGGCGACCCATTGACTGTTCCCAACCTTTTGCTGGGACGACTGGCGAGAGAAAGTGTAGAAGTAGTTTTGAATGGCGAAGGTGGCGACCCCTGTTTTGGCGGCCCAAAAAATCAGCCGATGCTAATTAATAGTTTATATGGCTCCGTTACCAATCAAGATGCATTGCAAGCTTATTTAATTTTCTTTCAAAAGTGTGCTGTTGATTTACCGCAACTTTTAAAACCAGAAGTTTGGACAGCAGTACAAACAGCGCCTTGGGTTTTTGCAGAAGATTTATATTCCCAAGCAAACTATCTGAATCGTTTGATGGCAATGAATATCAAATTTAAAGGCGCTGACCAAATTCTGACCAAAGTCAGTAACTTGACTCAAGCTGCTCTTTTGCAAGGTCGTTCTCCTTTATTTGACCAACGAATAGTAGACTTAAGCATGGAAATACCTCCAGAATATAAGCTTTCTGGAGTGGAAGAAAAAGCAGTTTTAAAGCAAGCGATCGCAGATATTTTACCAGACACAATTATTCATCGTCCCAAAAGTGGCATGATGGTACCGGTGCAGTTAGGATTTCGGAAATATTGGCAGCAAGAAGCCAGAGATTTATTGCTAAATCGGAATGCAGCTATCACTCCTTACTTAAACCAGTTGCCAATTCGTAATTGGTTAAACTATCAAGGCGATACTTGGAGTCGTTATGGAGTAAAGCTGTGGTTGCTTGCTAGTTTAGAAATTTGGTTACAAGTAAATCAAAAAGCACAGTAA
- a CDS encoding pentapeptide repeat-containing protein has protein sequence MNNYAQQQEFILSQITNKYFQRRDFSGCDLRGIDLKGINLSGINFIGADLRDANLSGCVLTRANLSGANLMQASLREANLYEASLCEANLTNADLTRANLCGTFLWRVKFTGSNLWGASLCDVDLREADLSEAKLIEASLIEANLSFANLTRAKLCGAKLLEANLTEANLTSADLTWANLTKANLSKANLWKTNLIYAKLRDTIMPDGTIEQPQIVIY, from the coding sequence ATGAACAATTATGCTCAACAACAGGAATTTATTTTAAGTCAAATTACAAATAAATATTTTCAGCGTCGGGATTTCAGTGGATGTGACTTGAGGGGAATCGACCTGAAAGGAATTAATTTAAGTGGTATTAACTTTATCGGAGCAGATTTGCGTGATGCAAACTTATCTGGCTGTGTTCTGACTCGTGCTAATTTAAGTGGCGCAAATTTGATGCAAGCTAGCTTACGTGAAGCTAATTTGTACGAAGCATCTTTATGTGAAGCCAATTTGACTAATGCTGATTTAACAAGAGCAAATTTGTGCGGAACTTTCTTATGGCGGGTGAAATTCACAGGTAGTAATCTTTGGGGTGCTTCTTTATGTGATGTGGATTTGAGAGAAGCAGACTTAAGTGAAGCCAAATTAATTGAAGCATCACTGATTGAAGCTAACTTAAGTTTTGCAAATCTCACACGAGCAAAGCTATGTGGAGCAAAATTACTAGAAGCTAATTTGACTGAGGCTAACTTAACTAGTGCAGATTTGACATGGGCAAATTTAACTAAAGCAAACTTGAGTAAGGCAAACCTTTGGAAGACAAATTTGATTTATGCAAAGTTGCGAGATACTATTATGCCTGATGGCACAATTGAGCAACCTCAAATAGTTATTTATTAG
- a CDS encoding ABC transporter permease — protein sequence MTINRIFVLAKNVFQEVVRDRILYIIGFYALVLATAFRVLPEFAATTEDKMFLDFGMAAMNAIGLIITIFIGTGLINKEIEKRTILVLIAKPVSRSEIIVGKYLGLSAVLAVLVATMTAIYLVFLQIGNIPHPTASILIAAIFLFLQLSLITAVAITFGVFTASLLATILTFAVYLIGNITQDLVQLGRLSRNPGMERLTQALFLFLPDLSRLDLKNDGVYGLQALPDTTALIMNAGYGLLYSAMLLAIAIFIFSQREF from the coding sequence ATGACAATTAACAGAATTTTTGTATTAGCAAAGAATGTGTTTCAGGAAGTGGTACGCGATCGCATCCTATATATTATTGGTTTTTATGCGCTAGTACTCGCCACTGCCTTCCGCGTCCTTCCTGAATTTGCAGCTACGACTGAAGATAAAATGTTTTTAGACTTTGGGATGGCAGCGATGAATGCCATCGGGTTAATTATTACAATATTTATTGGTACGGGACTAATTAATAAAGAAATTGAAAAACGCACTATTTTAGTATTAATTGCTAAACCTGTTAGTCGCAGCGAAATTATCGTCGGCAAATACTTGGGTTTATCCGCAGTCCTAGCTGTGCTTGTGGCCACGATGACAGCAATTTATCTGGTATTTCTGCAAATTGGTAATATTCCTCATCCAACAGCAAGCATTCTAATTGCTGCAATTTTCTTATTTTTGCAGTTGTCATTAATTACTGCCGTGGCTATTACCTTCGGTGTTTTTACTGCTTCTCTGCTAGCGACTATTTTAACCTTTGCAGTATATTTAATCGGAAATATTACTCAAGATTTAGTACAACTTGGTCGTCTTAGTCGTAACCCTGGTATGGAACGTCTAACTCAAGCTTTGTTTCTTTTCTTGCCAGATTTATCTCGATTAGATTTGAAAAATGATGGCGTTTATGGTCTGCAAGCACTACCTGACACCACTGCACTGATTATGAATGCTGGTTATGGCTTACTTTATAGTGCCATGTTGTTAGCGATCGCTATTTTTATCTTTTCACAACGCGAATTTTAG
- the fraD gene encoding septal junction protein FraD — protein MNTLLKDVFGVFKFAEGLYAGIRKLLVPPKAYSWQTFIYMSVFSWVLSYFATGYIKDIIAFFGWLFLIAGTAWYTTEDPLRVPGTFMPVGAVITGFLVSVFAFGDQRDVITPRTIVFWPTISALITAIPEFIEGNDTDAKARIPKPQDRQKIIILVASSMLLSCWIQFHFVTDNWLRQYPSLQADTFKNSTFIVRTEQAVKIPRNGVVILQRLQPIVVEQIAERPWSEVEKWLLDAKERVGNLGREIIKKNLSKYEEKELWRVEPRVANTKSGYILDLLSIWIGPSSNPRGYYLKKSCRIEPVAETTNSENKITVAEIECDRASKLIPGSPPPQQ, from the coding sequence ATGAATACGCTACTAAAAGATGTTTTTGGGGTTTTTAAATTTGCTGAAGGGCTTTATGCAGGAATTAGAAAATTATTAGTTCCACCCAAAGCTTATTCTTGGCAGACATTTATTTATATGAGTGTTTTCTCTTGGGTACTCTCATATTTTGCCACAGGTTATATCAAAGATATAATTGCCTTTTTCGGTTGGTTATTTTTAATTGCTGGTACAGCTTGGTATACAACTGAAGATCCTTTGAGGGTTCCTGGGACTTTTATGCCAGTTGGGGCAGTAATCACTGGATTCTTAGTGAGTGTTTTTGCATTTGGAGATCAACGAGATGTAATTACACCAAGAACAATCGTTTTTTGGCCAACAATTTCAGCACTAATTACGGCAATACCAGAGTTTATTGAAGGAAATGACACCGACGCAAAAGCTCGCATTCCTAAGCCACAAGACCGCCAAAAAATCATAATTTTAGTTGCTAGTAGTATGCTGCTAAGTTGCTGGATTCAGTTTCACTTTGTGACGGATAATTGGTTACGACAATATCCGAGTTTGCAAGCAGATACTTTTAAAAATAGTACCTTTATTGTCAGAACAGAACAGGCAGTGAAAATTCCCCGAAACGGCGTTGTAATTCTCCAGAGACTTCAACCAATAGTAGTAGAGCAAATAGCTGAAAGACCTTGGTCAGAAGTAGAGAAATGGTTGCTAGATGCAAAAGAGCGGGTAGGAAATCTGGGTAGGGAAATCATTAAAAAGAACCTGAGTAAATATGAAGAGAAGGAATTATGGCGCGTTGAACCACGTGTAGCTAATACGAAGTCTGGATATATATTAGATTTATTAAGTATTTGGATAGGCCCGAGTTCTAACCCACGGGGCTATTACTTAAAAAAATCTTGTCGCATTGAACCAGTTGCAGAAACTACTAATTCAGAGAATAAGATTACAGTTGCAGAAATTGAATGCGATCGCGCCAGTAAATTAATTCCTGGTTCACCGCCTCCGCAGCAGTGA
- the fraC gene encoding filament integrity protein FraC, whose product MPDNWMLPRIFPIGGFLFDFLFVLIAIPIEAYVLHSRLKFDKKTSTFYAISINLFSSVIGWLMFFISEPMLPIQVKSELINYMFFNNFKSPNTQPLIILTACIIFFATFLMKFFILRVLLFSLNESFAKKEEEPKTSQRMQRRRFTTLNFQNTNLVTTILIANSLSYTAITIILLFRSK is encoded by the coding sequence ATGCCTGACAATTGGATGCTTCCCAGGATTTTTCCCATTGGTGGATTTCTATTTGACTTTTTATTTGTACTGATTGCTATCCCCATCGAAGCTTATGTTTTACATTCTCGACTAAAATTTGACAAAAAAACCAGTACTTTTTATGCAATTTCTATCAATCTGTTTTCCAGTGTAATTGGTTGGCTCATGTTTTTTATCTCCGAACCAATGTTGCCAATACAGGTGAAATCAGAATTAATTAACTATATGTTTTTTAATAATTTCAAATCACCGAACACACAACCTTTAATTATTTTAACTGCTTGTATAATTTTTTTTGCTACGTTTTTGATGAAATTTTTTATTTTAAGGGTTTTGTTATTCTCATTAAATGAATCATTTGCGAAAAAAGAAGAGGAACCTAAAACATCCCAGCGGATGCAAAGGCGTCGTTTTACCACCCTTAATTTCCAAAATACTAATTTAGTTACAACTATACTAATAGCAAATTCTCTAAGCTATACTGCAATAACTATTATTTTATTATTTCGCTCAAAATAA
- a CDS encoding cob(I)yrinic acid a,c-diamide adenosyltransferase — translation MTRNGIGIRTAQVRQERLIGQIHVYDGLGKGKSQAALGVVLRSIGLGINTPSNSNRVLLLRFLKGPERDYDEDGAIAALQRGFPHLIDQVRTGRAEFFGPEEITTFDRDEAMRGWDVAKGAIASGLYSVVVLDEINPVLDLGLLPVDEVVKTLKSKPQELEIIATGRAAPQKLLDIADLHSEMKPHHHPTAKALFLEGIEIYTGAGKGKSTSALGKALQAIGRGINHPGSTRVLIMQWLKGGSGYTEDAAIAALQQSYPEVVDHQRCGGDAIVWRNSRQELDYVEAERGWEIAKVAIASGLYKTIILDELNPTVDLELLPVEPIVQALLRKPRDTEIIITGRCQNPPAYFDLASVHSEVYCHKHYANQGVELKRGVDF, via the coding sequence ATGACAAGGAACGGTATTGGGATTAGGACGGCGCAAGTGCGTCAAGAACGGCTTATTGGTCAAATTCACGTCTACGATGGTCTGGGTAAAGGTAAATCTCAAGCGGCTTTGGGGGTGGTTTTGCGCTCCATTGGCTTGGGAATAAATACGCCTAGCAATTCTAATCGTGTTTTACTGCTGCGATTTTTAAAAGGGCCAGAACGTGATTATGATGAAGATGGCGCGATCGCAGCTTTACAACGCGGGTTTCCCCATTTAATTGACCAGGTTCGCACCGGGAGAGCCGAATTTTTTGGCCCAGAGGAAATTACCACCTTTGACCGAGATGAAGCAATGCGGGGTTGGGATGTGGCCAAAGGTGCGATCGCTAGTGGTTTATATTCAGTTGTCGTCTTAGATGAAATTAACCCAGTTCTGGATTTGGGTTTGCTACCAGTGGATGAAGTCGTAAAGACATTAAAATCCAAACCCCAAGAGTTGGAAATCATCGCTACCGGACGCGCCGCACCCCAAAAGTTGCTCGATATTGCAGATTTGCACTCAGAAATGAAACCTCATCACCACCCAACAGCCAAAGCCCTCTTCCTGGAAGGGATTGAAATTTATACTGGTGCTGGTAAAGGTAAATCTACTAGTGCTTTGGGTAAAGCCTTACAGGCCATTGGTAGGGGAATTAATCATCCAGGGTCTACTCGTGTATTGATTATGCAGTGGCTTAAAGGTGGTAGCGGCTACACAGAAGACGCCGCGATCGCCGCTTTGCAGCAGTCATATCCAGAAGTGGTGGATCATCAGCGTTGCGGTGGAGATGCGATCGTCTGGCGAAACTCCCGACAAGAATTAGATTATGTAGAAGCCGAACGAGGTTGGGAAATTGCAAAAGTTGCGATCGCCTCTGGATTGTATAAAACTATTATTCTTGATGAACTTAATCCCACCGTTGACTTAGAACTACTCCCCGTTGAACCCATTGTCCAAGCTTTACTCCGCAAACCCCGCGACACCGAAATTATTATCACTGGCCGTTGCCAAAATCCACCTGCATACTTCGACTTGGCTAGCGTCCACTCAGAGGTTTATTGCCACAAACACTATGCTAATCAAGGTGTAGAACTTAAACGAGGTGTAGATTTTTAA
- a CDS encoding PleD family two-component system response regulator gives MKATAQESQCLVLIVDDEPFIRLILRHFLEQEGYQIAEAQNGIEAINVFKQLHPDIVLLDAIMPDMDGFECCTQLELLDCNKHTPILMITGLEDQESVDRAFAVGAMDFVTKPIHWPVLRQRVKRLIQQSQLQQKLEAVNLELQRLVTIDGLTQIANRRRFEEYFSQEWHRLKREQRPLSLILCDVDFFKLYNDTYGHRVGDRCLQKIAQAIKDIIKRPGDLVARYGGEEFAVILPNTDIDGAIHVAKKICHTVRTLAIPHQNSQVSSYVTISVGFTTEIPQPDSDLEEMIAAADRALYKAKAAGRDRFVQNILLPESTNFR, from the coding sequence ATGAAAGCCACTGCTCAAGAAAGCCAATGTTTAGTTTTAATTGTTGATGATGAACCTTTTATTCGCCTGATATTGCGGCATTTCTTGGAGCAGGAAGGCTATCAAATAGCGGAAGCTCAAAATGGCATAGAGGCAATAAATGTTTTTAAGCAACTGCACCCTGATATAGTACTCCTTGATGCCATAATGCCGGATATGGATGGATTCGAGTGTTGCACTCAGTTGGAGCTTCTGGACTGTAATAAGCACACTCCAATTTTAATGATTACAGGACTTGAAGATCAAGAGTCAGTTGACCGTGCATTTGCAGTGGGAGCAATGGATTTTGTGACCAAACCGATTCATTGGCCAGTTTTGCGACAACGGGTAAAACGCTTGATTCAGCAATCTCAGTTACAGCAAAAACTGGAAGCCGTAAATCTGGAATTGCAGCGATTAGTTACTATCGATGGATTAACTCAAATAGCGAATCGCCGACGCTTTGAAGAGTATTTTTCCCAAGAGTGGCACCGCCTAAAACGCGAGCAACGTCCGCTTTCCTTGATTCTTTGCGATGTTGATTTTTTCAAATTATATAATGATACCTATGGTCATCGGGTAGGCGATCGCTGCCTTCAGAAAATTGCTCAAGCTATCAAAGATATTATTAAACGTCCCGGAGATTTAGTTGCCCGTTATGGTGGGGAAGAATTTGCTGTAATTTTACCTAACACAGACATTGACGGGGCGATTCATGTTGCCAAAAAAATTTGTCATACTGTGCGAACACTAGCAATTCCTCATCAAAATTCCCAAGTTAGTTCTTATGTAACTATTAGTGTTGGGTTTACGACAGAAATTCCTCAGCCAGATTCTGACTTAGAAGAAATGATTGCCGCAGCGGATCGGGCGTTGTATAAAGCAAAGGCAGCAGGACGCGATCGCTTTGTGCAAAATATTCTACTACCCGAAAGTACAAATTTCCGCTAG
- a CDS encoding Hpt domain-containing protein, with the protein MGDRQVCLAAGMDDYISKPIQLQELAQALSKCPPQRNSEFTSIKQQEEVMHRELQPSSNLLQSGQKQTLKSAKILPSLQLILRGDRVAFAELIECCLTETARLVQHISTAIATQDIQTIWQTAHKLKSSTASIGAIALAQLCKVLEVQARSSNLQNNLELLSLLYQEYEQVKTALEKELAKEAP; encoded by the coding sequence TTGGGCGATCGCCAAGTTTGTCTTGCTGCTGGTATGGATGACTACATTAGCAAACCCATTCAACTGCAAGAGTTAGCTCAGGCACTCAGCAAATGTCCACCCCAAAGAAATTCTGAATTCACTTCCATCAAACAACAAGAGGAAGTGATGCACCGAGAATTGCAACCTTCGTCAAATCTCTTACAATCAGGGCAAAAACAGACATTAAAAAGTGCCAAAATCCTCCCATCTTTACAGCTTATACTTAGAGGAGATCGTGTGGCATTTGCTGAACTCATTGAGTGTTGTCTTACAGAGACAGCTAGACTAGTGCAACATATCAGCACAGCGATCGCAACTCAGGATATCCAGACTATATGGCAGACAGCGCACAAACTCAAGTCCAGCACTGCTTCTATTGGAGCGATCGCCTTGGCGCAGCTTTGCAAGGTGTTAGAAGTACAGGCACGCAGCAGTAACTTACAAAACAATTTAGAATTACTTTCACTACTGTATCAGGAGTATGAACAAGTTAAAACTGCCTTAGAAAAAGAACTTGCGAAGGAAGCACCATGA
- a CDS encoding response regulator encodes MFFSLQKIGYGADVVSNGLEAIAALQKQRFDVVLMDVHMPKMMG; translated from the coding sequence ATGTTTTTTAGCTTACAGAAAATAGGTTATGGCGCAGATGTTGTCAGCAATGGGCTAGAAGCGATTGCAGCTCTGCAAAAACAGCGATTCGACGTAGTGTTGATGGATGTTCACATGCCTAAAATGATGGGTTAG
- a CDS encoding cyanophycin synthetase, translating into MKTPFVTSIIQKVAKEIGAVVLVDPECSFMGLITFKNGNKTFFRSARFSINSSGSVAIAKDKGVSNFFLNKFGYKVTEGKTFFSDELCEEIANPRNVDAGFYYAKELGFPVIVKPINLSQGMFVTKVHNKQEYYQVAKKILQKIPGFIVERFYSGNDYRIVVLDNEVISAYQRIPLFIIGDGQSTVLQLMQQKQETFIKNGRKEIIDFEDYRIKKNLRRRKLSFSNVIPKNNIVYLLDNANLSTGGEAIDFTDNIHADFKKLAVNITKDMELRLAGVDILASDITSPMGDYTIIEVNGAPSLTHYASFGEVQTKRVENLYLQVLKVLESENKLLRF; encoded by the coding sequence ATGAAAACACCATTTGTAACATCAATAATTCAAAAAGTAGCAAAGGAAATAGGAGCAGTAGTTTTAGTAGACCCAGAATGCAGCTTTATGGGATTGATTACATTTAAAAACGGCAATAAAACCTTTTTTCGTAGTGCCAGGTTTAGTATTAATTCTTCTGGTTCAGTAGCAATCGCTAAAGACAAAGGAGTTTCAAACTTTTTTTTAAATAAATTTGGCTATAAAGTTACTGAAGGAAAAACATTTTTTAGTGACGAATTATGCGAAGAAATAGCTAATCCTAGAAATGTAGATGCAGGATTTTATTATGCTAAGGAGTTGGGATTTCCTGTAATTGTCAAGCCGATTAATCTTAGTCAAGGAATGTTTGTTACTAAAGTTCACAATAAACAAGAATATTATCAAGTAGCTAAGAAAATCTTGCAAAAAATACCAGGATTTATTGTTGAGAGATTTTATAGTGGCAATGATTATAGAATCGTAGTACTTGATAATGAAGTAATTTCGGCATATCAAAGAATTCCCTTATTTATCATCGGAGATGGTCAATCTACTGTTTTGCAACTTATGCAACAGAAGCAGGAAACTTTTATCAAAAATGGTAGAAAAGAAATTATAGATTTTGAAGATTACAGAATCAAAAAAAACTTGCGAAGACGGAAGCTAAGTTTTAGTAATGTTATACCTAAGAATAATATAGTCTATCTTTTAGATAATGCGAATTTATCAACTGGAGGTGAGGCAATAGACTTCACTGACAATATCCATGCTGATTTTAAAAAATTAGCAGTAAATATTACAAAAGATATGGAATTGAGATTAGCAGGTGTAGATATTCTTGCTAGTGATATAACGTCACCAATGGGAGATTATACGATTATTGAAGTAAATGGCGCTCCTAGCTTAACTCACTATGCGTCATTTGGTGAAGTTCAGACGAAAAGAGTAGAAAATTTATATCTCCAAGTTCTCAAAGTACTTGAAAGCGAGAATAAGCTATTGCGCTTTTAA
- a CDS encoding YbjN domain-containing protein — protein MTSYPETLTNDESINQLIAETTGINHLEVIENVIDSLEQDDSAMVNHTPEGGYLWKFKYGSVEVFVQLNGTTDEDTITVWSAVLNLPAKDEPKLMRYLLELNCSSTFEARFGIIENRVVVISTRTLAELSPGEVSRLITIVATIADNNDEALQTEFGAT, from the coding sequence ATGACAAGCTACCCAGAAACCCTAACTAATGACGAATCCATTAATCAGCTAATCGCTGAGACTACAGGCATTAACCATCTGGAGGTAATTGAAAATGTCATCGATTCTCTGGAACAAGATGATAGTGCGATGGTTAACCACACTCCAGAGGGTGGTTATCTTTGGAAATTTAAGTATGGAAGTGTGGAAGTATTTGTCCAACTCAACGGGACAACCGATGAAGACACCATAACAGTTTGGTCTGCGGTGCTAAATCTACCTGCCAAGGATGAACCTAAGTTGATGCGATATCTTTTGGAGTTAAACTGCTCCAGCACTTTTGAGGCACGTTTCGGCATTATCGAAAACCGGGTGGTTGTCATATCAACACGCACCTTAGCAGAGTTATCTCCTGGCGAAGTGTCCCGGCTAATTACCATTGTGGCAACGATCGCTGATAATAACGATGAAGCCTTACAAACTGAATTTGGTGCAACTTAA
- a CDS encoding nitrate ABC transporter ATP-binding protein (This model describes the ATP binding subunits of ATP-binding cassette (ABC) transporters for nitrate transport, or for bicarbonate transport, in bacteria and archaea.) gives MQNRNSTATTTLGKPFAPATTSRRPFLEIKDVTKVYPTKKGPFTVLDGVNLNVEQGEFICVIGHSGCGKSTLLNMVSGFNFPTSGQVLLEGEPITKPGPDRMVVFQNYALLPWRTAFENIYLAVNAVYPNKPQAEKRAIVRDHLAMVGLADAMEKKPMQMSGGMRQRVSIARALAIRPKVLILDEPFGALDAITKEELQEELLKIWGDNRCTVLMITHDIDEALFLADKLVMMTNGPHAKIGEVMEIPFSRPRDRSRIMEDPQYYQLRNYALDFLFNRFAHDDVG, from the coding sequence ATGCAAAACCGCAACTCAACAGCTACAACCACACTAGGAAAACCATTCGCCCCTGCAACCACCAGCCGCAGACCTTTCCTAGAAATTAAAGACGTTACCAAAGTCTATCCCACAAAGAAAGGCCCCTTTACCGTACTCGACGGCGTTAACCTCAACGTCGAACAGGGAGAATTTATTTGCGTCATCGGCCACTCTGGCTGTGGCAAATCGACACTGTTAAATATGGTATCCGGTTTTAACTTTCCTACCTCTGGGCAAGTGTTACTCGAAGGAGAACCCATTACCAAGCCAGGCCCAGACAGGATGGTTGTCTTCCAAAACTATGCCTTGCTACCTTGGCGGACTGCTTTTGAAAACATCTACTTAGCTGTCAACGCCGTTTATCCCAACAAACCACAAGCTGAAAAAAGAGCGATCGTCCGCGATCATCTAGCAATGGTGGGACTGGCTGATGCGATGGAAAAGAAACCAATGCAAATGTCTGGCGGGATGAGACAACGGGTTTCTATCGCCCGTGCTTTGGCGATTCGTCCAAAAGTATTAATTTTAGATGAACCTTTTGGGGCGCTGGATGCCATCACCAAAGAAGAATTACAAGAAGAATTGCTGAAAATTTGGGGCGATAACCGTTGTACAGTGCTGATGATTACCCACGACATCGACGAGGCACTATTTTTAGCAGATAAATTGGTAATGATGACCAATGGGCCTCATGCGAAAATTGGTGAAGTTATGGAAATTCCTTTTTCTCGTCCCCGCGATCGCAGCCGTATTATGGAAGATCCACAATATTACCAATTGCGTAACTATGCCTTAGACTTCCTCTTTAACCGCTTTGCCCATGATGACGTAGGTTAA